A single genomic interval of Litoreibacter ponti harbors:
- a CDS encoding electron transfer flavoprotein-ubiquinone oxidoreductase, producing the protein MAEIERESMEYDVVIVGAGPAGLSAAIRLKQLDADLNVVVLEKGSEVGAHILSGAVLDPSGLDALLPDWREMGAPITVPVKQDNFYMLGEAGQVKIPNFVMPPLMNNHGNYIVSMGNVCRWMAEKAEEMGVEIFPGMACSELVYGDEGEVKGVVAGVFGLEADGSYGENTEPGMELLGKYVFLGEGVRGSLSKQVIEKYNLGEGRDPQKYGLGMKEIWEIDPAKHKEGTVTHTMGWPLGKNAGGGSFIYHLDNNQVYVGFVVHLNYENPHLFPYMEFQRFKHHPMVAELLEGGKRVAYGARAITEGGWQSLPKTAFPGGALLGCSAGMVNVPRIKGNHNAMLSGKAAAEAAFAAIGEGRSGDTLDSYDDEVRTGAIGRDLKRVRNVKPLWSNYGLTASLTVGGADMWLNNLTGWSPLNLHHGKSDAEATGKAAKFEPIEYPKPDGKLSFDRLTNVAFSFTNHEESQPAHLRLADPEIPVNVNLHDYAGPSARYCPAGVYEFVREEGKSPRFVINFQNCVHCKTCDIKDPSQNITWTTPQGGDGPNYPNM; encoded by the coding sequence ATGGCCGAGATCGAACGCGAAAGCATGGAATATGACGTTGTCATCGTGGGGGCTGGCCCGGCTGGCCTGTCAGCGGCGATCCGTCTGAAACAGCTCGACGCGGACTTGAACGTGGTGGTGTTGGAGAAGGGCTCCGAGGTTGGCGCGCATATTCTGTCGGGCGCCGTGCTGGACCCGTCGGGCCTCGATGCGCTGCTGCCCGACTGGCGCGAGATGGGCGCGCCGATCACCGTGCCCGTGAAGCAGGACAATTTCTACATGCTGGGCGAGGCCGGTCAGGTCAAAATCCCCAACTTCGTGATGCCGCCGCTGATGAACAACCACGGCAATTACATCGTCTCCATGGGCAATGTCTGCCGCTGGATGGCCGAGAAGGCCGAAGAGATGGGCGTCGAGATCTTCCCCGGCATGGCCTGCTCAGAGCTGGTCTATGGCGACGAGGGCGAGGTCAAGGGCGTCGTTGCTGGCGTCTTCGGGCTGGAGGCTGACGGCTCCTATGGCGAAAACACCGAACCGGGCATGGAGCTGTTGGGCAAATACGTCTTCCTCGGCGAAGGCGTGCGCGGTTCGCTCTCCAAGCAGGTGATCGAGAAATACAACCTCGGCGAAGGCCGCGACCCGCAGAAATACGGCCTTGGCATGAAAGAGATCTGGGAGATCGACCCGGCCAAGCACAAGGAAGGCACCGTCACGCACACGATGGGCTGGCCCCTTGGCAAGAACGCGGGCGGCGGATCGTTCATCTACCACCTCGACAACAATCAGGTCTATGTCGGCTTCGTGGTGCACCTGAACTACGAGAACCCGCACCTGTTCCCCTATATGGAATTCCAGCGTTTCAAACACCATCCGATGGTGGCCGAGCTGCTGGAAGGCGGCAAGCGCGTCGCGTACGGCGCCCGCGCCATCACCGAGGGCGGCTGGCAGTCTCTGCCCAAGACCGCCTTCCCGGGCGGCGCCTTGCTGGGCTGCTCCGCTGGTATGGTCAACGTGCCGCGCATCAAGGGAAACCATAACGCGATGCTGTCGGGCAAGGCCGCGGCAGAGGCCGCGTTCGCAGCGATTGGCGAGGGCCGCTCCGGCGACACACTGGACAGCTACGACGACGAGGTGCGCACCGGCGCCATCGGCCGCGACCTCAAGCGCGTGCGCAACGTGAAGCCGCTGTGGTCGAACTACGGCCTGACGGCCTCGCTGACCGTGGGTGGCGCCGATATGTGGCTCAACAACCTGACCGGCTGGTCGCCGCTGAACCTGCACCACGGCAAATCCGACGCCGAGGCCACCGGCAAGGCCGCAAAGTTCGAGCCGATCGAGTATCCCAAGCCCGATGGCAAGCTGAGCTTCGACCGCCTGACCAACGTGGCCTTCTCCTTCACCAACCACGAGGAAAGCCAGCCCGCCCACCTGCGGCTGGCCGATCCCGAAATCCCGGTGAACGTGAACCTGCATGATTACGCCGGTCCGTCCGCGCGCTACTGCCCGGCCGGCGTCTACGAGTTCGTGCGCGAAGAGGGCAAATCGCCCCGCTTCGTGATCAACTTCCAGAACTGCGTGCACTGCAAGACTTGCGACATCAAGGACCCAAGCCAGAACATCACCTGGACGACGCCCCAGGGCGGTGACGGGCCGAACTACCCGAATATGTAG
- a CDS encoding DUF2834 domain-containing protein: protein MSVLRMIYLALAIWGAIHPMYYFVSWFNENGYSLSAMVDAWHVNAASSGLVWDLTIAAVTLTVWIIAEVAARRNWLALVAIPATFCIGVSCGLPLYLFLRTRPAA, encoded by the coding sequence ATGTCCGTCTTGCGAATGATCTACCTCGCCCTTGCCATCTGGGGCGCGATCCACCCGATGTATTACTTCGTCAGCTGGTTCAACGAGAACGGCTATTCGCTGTCGGCCATGGTCGACGCGTGGCACGTCAACGCGGCCAGCTCAGGGCTTGTCTGGGACCTGACGATCGCCGCCGTGACACTGACGGTCTGGATCATCGCCGAGGTCGCGGCGCGGCGCAATTGGCTGGCGCTGGTTGCCATCCCCGCCACGTTCTGTATCGGTGTGTCCTGCGGCTTGCCGCTCTACCTTTTCCTGCGCACAAGGCCCGCTGCCTGA